One Molothrus aeneus isolate 106 unplaced genomic scaffold, BPBGC_Maene_1.0 scaffold_19a, whole genome shotgun sequence genomic window carries:
- the LOC136569743 gene encoding olfactory receptor 14C36-like, with translation MSNSSCIRHFLLLALADTRQLQLLHFCLLLGISLAALLGNGLIISAVACCHHLHTPMFFFLLNLALSDLGSICTTVPKAMHNSLWDTSNISYTGCAAQLFFFAFFISAEYFLLTIMCYDRYVSICKPLHYGTLLGSRACAHMAAAAWASAFLNALMQTANTFSLPLCHGNALGQFFCEIPQILKLSCSHSNLRKLGFLVFSICLALGCFVFIVFSYVQIFRVVLRIPSEQGRHKAFSTCLPHLAVVSLFLSTGTFSNTKPPSMSSPSLDLALSGLYSVVPPALNPLIYSLRNQELKAAVWRLMTGCFQRH, from the coding sequence atgtccaacagcagctgcatcaggcacttcctcctgctggcattggcagacacgcggcagctgcagctcctgcacttctgcctcttgctgggcatctccctggctgccctcctgggcaacggcctcatcatcagcgccgtagcctgctgccaccacctgcacacacccatgttcttcttcctgctcaacctggccctcagcgacctgggctccatctgcaccactgtccccaaagccatgcacaattccctctgggacaccagcaaCATCTCCTACACTGgatgtgctgcacagctctttttttttgcctttttcatctCAGCAGAGTATTTCCTcctgaccatcatgtgctacgaccgctacgtgtccatctgcaaacccctgcactacgggaccctcctgggcagcagagcttgtgcccacatggcagcagctgcctgggccagtgcctttctcaatGCTCTCATGCAAACAGCCAAcacattttccctgcccctgtgccatggcaatgccctgggccagttcttctgtgaaattccacagatcctcaagctctcctgctcacactccaACCTCAGGAAATTGGGATTTCTTGTGTTTTCCATCTGCTTAGCTCTtggttgttttgtgttcattgttttctcctatgtgcagatcttcagggttgtgctgaggatcccctctgagcagggacgacacaaagccttttccacctgcctccctcacctggctgtggtcTCTCTGTTCCTCAGCACTGGCACATTTTCCAACACAAAGCccccctccatgtcctccccatccctggatctggcCCTGTCAGGTCTGTACTcggtggtgcctccagccctgaaccccctcatctacagcctgaggaaccaggagctcaaggctgcagtgtggagaCTGATGACTGGATGCTTTCAGAGACATTAA